In Aedes albopictus strain Foshan chromosome 3, AalbF5, whole genome shotgun sequence, the following are encoded in one genomic region:
- the LOC134289903 gene encoding uncharacterized protein LOC134289903, with protein MSANSKDKSPDAGREVGCVNCSRPDSFDNFVQCDQCDGWWHMRCAGVTNSVSERAWTCATCLPLSVSSSSSNAARIALRLKKIEEERAIQRREWEAEKRAFELEKRAFEHEKKAVQEKYRLLEEQLAERVDGSRRSQVSRRSSMRRVSSWVENLSTNPELEGAVGGAVPRKLETEGAVDRTAQGKELVEARRSESYGVSAGNEVSPECHKPPNEGQRQQESNANRVPQSARFDAQDGRLDLNGDQQRNTGAFPKMIPNSLNANFNGRTDTTDGNVSALAPPVMPPGKPPISNKIHANLSAQTSDDPYGSLLARLGSVSVSPNNVSPQPPFVTESVIPDHVTPIVSFPPPVTERNENMLGQTVNTDYVSNSQSSAPFPRTTVTVADHAPSPSQLAARQVMPRDLPPFSGDPADWPIFISAFENTTVACGYSRVENLARLQRCLKGAAYESVRSRLLLPESVPQVISTLRLLYGRPELLINVLLDKVRSTPAPRAEKLETLIQFGMAVQSLCDHLVAAGQQSHLASPYLLMELVEKLPAHVKMEWASYMQRFPDVNLKTFGDFMSTMVISASKVTLYMGASCTSTTDRSKPKTRGLINTHMSESEIHRPSQCCVCKELGHVVRECDTFNGLSVDERWKAVQTHDLCRNCLNAHGTRNCRNARQCGINGCTYRHHRLLHSNRSNRTTNANPAPNMDSAGNHTHRLDNQSLLFRILPVTLHGPSKKIKTYAFLDDGSHLTLIEDQLAKDLGVEGKTIPLCLTWTGDVSRLEPNSKQIQLEVSGAGGRSQQKLNDVRTVKKLALPGQTLRMEDLGSTFNHLKGLPISGYEDAVPRLLIGVNNLHLTVPLKVKEGRVSEPVAVKTRLGWCVYGGSSNRLSTSLNIHACQCSNDGDLHELVKNFFTLDDVGKSSTKVLMSAEDKRAQQLLQETTVRIGERYETGLLWKHDDVEFPDSYGMAMRRLECLERRMSRNLSLKECLMRQIEEYQQKGYAHRVSVEEMKQADLKRVWYLPLGAVVNPKKPEKVRLIWDAAAVVDGISLNSMLLKGPDQLASLAGVLFRFRQYNVAVSADIREMFHQIRIRAADRHSQRFLWRADPSMPAEVFVMDVATFGSTCSPASAQYVKNLNAAEYAEKYPKAAGDIVNNTYVDDYLASFESKTEATDVAVQVRAIQQAGGFSLRNWQSNSGEVIQALGEPSAVSGRHSFQDKSQTCERILGMLWLTDGDVLSFCTQLKDDVQQIVYGDSTPTKRQVLRCLMSFFDPLGLLGYILVHGKILLQDIWRAGTQWDQEVEEEHRNRWRDWITLLQQISTIKLPRCYFSEATRLHYQQLQLHIFVDASEAAYAAVAYFRIVDLDGIVRCALVSAKTKVAPLKPLSIPRLELQAAVLGTSLMRFVEESHTLVITQRYFWSDSSTVLAWLKADPRKYKQYVACRIGEILSVTEVNEWKWVPTKLNPADLATKWGSGPSLDAKNIWFNGPDFLQKPFEEWPKQSTLQRTVDMELRTCNVHTEATVRLPLINFARFSKWERLHRATAYVHRYVGNLKRKSLGIVRSSGYLTQAELQLAEITLITGAQWQEYPSEMVVLQRNRSRPETEKESLNRQSVLYQLTPFVDEEGVLRIDGRIGAAKDVCINTKFPAILPRKHRISELIVDLFHRKYQHANSETVVNEIRQQYYIPRLRTVVRKIVSGCPVCKARKAVPHVPRMASLPPARLASFTRPFTYVGLDYFGPLVVKIGRGNAKRWIALFTCLTIRAVHCEVVCSLSTDACVKAIRRFVCRRGAPAEIYSDNGTNFQGVERILMKEIQHGVAATLTSTTTKWLFIPPASPHMGGAWERMVRSVKQAMIGAYRSDRKLDDESLLTFVIEAENIVNNRPLTYLPLDSAESEALTPNHFLLGSSSGERQPGVDLNADPVTIRHSLNMIKLQLDRFWTRWVKEMLPTLTRRTKWFGEEKMIAVGDLVLIVDDGNRNSWTRGRVQEVIPGSDGRVRQALVKTARGCLRRPVAKLAILDVLDGSKTGTGGQHYGGEDVAAGIPASNNLSADSSRLNREADLPTENMTERRRATMTNQILTRSMVNSGKPGNQY; from the coding sequence ATGAGTGCTAACTCAAAGGACAAGTCACCGGATGCCGGACGAGAGGTGGGATGCGTTAATTGCTCGCGCCCCGATTCGTTCGACAATTTCGTACAATGCGACCAGTGTGATGGCTGGTGGCATATGCGCTGTGCAGGAGTTACAAACTCCGTTTCCGAGCGGGCGTGGACTTGTGCGACTTGTTTGCCATTGAGTGTTTCCTCGTCTAGCAGTAACGCTGCTCGTATAGCCTTACGGCTAAAGAAAATCGAAGAGGAGCGCGCTATCCAGCGTCGCGAATGGGAGGCTGAGAAAAGAGCCTTCGAACTGGAGAAAAGGGCCTTCGAACACGAGAAAAAGGCCGTGCAGGAAAAATATAGGCTGCTGGAAGAGCAGCTAGCGGAACGAGTGGACGGATCTAGACGGAGCCAAGTAAGCCGGCGCTCAAGCATGCGGCGAGTTAGTTCCTGGGTCGAAAATCTTTCTACGAATCCGGAACTGGAAGGCGCCGTCGGAGGAGCGGTTCCGAGGAAGCTCGAAACAGAGGGCGCCGTTGATCGAACGGCCCAGGGAAAAGAATTAGTAGAAGCTCGACGAAGTGAATCGTACGGTGTATCAGCAGGCAACGAGGTCTCACCCGAATGCCACAAGCCACCAAACGAAGGACAGCGGCAGCAGGAATCGAATGCGAATCGAGTGCCCCAGTCGGCGCGGTTCGATGCCCAGGATGGACGATTGGACCTCAACGGGGATCAGCAGCGGAACACGGGCGCGTTTCCTAAAATGATCCCGAATAGTCTAAATGCGAATTTCAATGGTCGTACGGACACGACCGATGGTAACGTATCTGCCCTTGCACCCCCTGTAATGCCACCAGGTAAGCCACCAATCAGTAATAAAATCCATGCCAATCTATCCGCTCAAACGAGCGACGACCCGTACGGAAGTCTTCTAGCCAGACTAGGGTCTGTAAGTGTGTCTCCCAATAATGTGAGTCCACAGCCACCTTTTGTGACCGAGTCTGTCATACCAGACCATGTCACCCCTATCGTTTCTTTCCCCCCACCAGTCACGGAAAGAAACGAGAATATGCTAGGGCAAACAGTCAATACAGATTATGTTAGTAACAGTCAATCAAGTGCGCCGTTCCCTCGTACGACAGTTACTGTAGCTGACCATGCCCCTTCCCCCTCGCAGTTAGCCGCGCGCCAAGTTATGCCTCGCGATTTACCCCCGTTCTCCGGTGATCCCGCGGACTGGCCGATATTTATAAGTGCATTCGAAAATACAACCGTCGCGTGTGGATACTCGAGAGTGGAAAATCTAGCAAGACTGCAGCGTTGTTTAAAGGGTGCCGCGTATGAATCGGTTAGAAGTCGTCTTCTTCTACCAGAATCAGTGCCGCAAGTTATCAGTACGTTACGACTCCTATACGGACGACCGGAGCTGCTAATCAACGTATTGCTGGACAAGGTGCGGTCAACTCCCGCGCCCAGGGCCGAGAAGCTGGAGACGCTAATTCAGTTTGGTATGGCCGTGCAAAGTTTGTGCGACCATCTAGTAGCAGCTGGACAACAGTCTCACCTTGCGAGTCCTTATCTGTTGATGGAGCTAGTAGAGAAACTTCCTGCTCACGTGAAGATGGAATGGGCGAGTTATATGCAGCGCTTCCCAGACGTGAACCTGAAGACGTTTGGTGACTTTATGAGTACAATGGTGATTTCGGCAAGCAAGGTAACATTGTACATGGGCGCGAGCTGCACAAGCACCACGGACAGATCAAAACCAAAAACCAGAGGATTGATCAATACCCACATGAGTGAGTCGGAAATTCACAGACCAAGCCAGTGCTGTGTGTGCAAAGAACTTGGGCACGTGGTTCGGGAATGTGATACGTTCAATGGGCTCTCTGTTGACGAACGCTGGAAGGCTGTTCAAACTCACGATCTCTGCCGCAATTGTTTGAACGCTCACGGAACAAGAAATTGTCGGAATGCCAGGCAATGTGGAATCAACGGATGTACGTACCGACATCATCGCTTACTGCATTCAAACCGCAGTAATCGAACTACGAACGCAAATCCAGCTCCTAACATGGACTCGGCTGGAAACCATACGCACCGTTTAGACAATCAATCCCTACTCTTTCGTATTTTACCCGTAACGCTTCATGGACCCTCGAAAAAAATAAAGACGTACGCCTTTCTCGACGACGGGTCGCACCTTACACTCATCGAAGATCAACTAGCAAAGGACCTCGGTGTTGAAGGTAAAACTATTCCGCTCTGCCTGACCTGGACAGGAGATGTCTCGCGGTTGGAACCAAATTCGAAGCAGATACAACTGGAAGTTTCCGGGGCCGGTGGTAGGAGCCAACAGAAGTTAAACGACGTCCGCACCGTAAAAAAACTCGCGCTTCCTGGTCAAACGCTTCGAATGGAAGATCTTGGAAGTACCTTCAATCACCTAAAGGGTTTGCCCATATCTGGGTACGAAGACGCAGTGCCCCGTTTATTGATAGGAGTCAACAACTTGCACCTTACGGTTCCGTTAAAAGTGAAAGAAGGACGTGTTAGTGAACCAGTTGCTGTAAAAACCCGCCTTGGCTGGTGCGTATATGGAGGAAGCAGTAATCGGTTATCTACTTCGCTGAACATTCATGCGTGTCAGTGTAGCAACGACGGGGACTTGCACGAGTTGGTGAAGAACTTTTTCACCCTAGATGACGTCGGAAAGAGTTCAACCAAAGTATTAATGTCCGCGGAAGACAAAAGAGCGCAACAACTGCTTCAAGAAACAACTGTACGAATCGGTGAAAGATATGAGACTGGACTGTTGTGGAAGCACGATGATGTCGAGTTTCCCGATAGTTATGGAATGGCGATGCGTAGATTGGAATGCCTGGAGCGTCGAATGAGTAGGAATCtctctctgaaggaatgcttgatgcGTCAAATAGAGGAGTATCAGCAGAAGGGTTATGCACATCGAGTTAGTGTTGAAGAGATGAAGCAAGCGGATCTCAAGCGCGTTTGGTATCTGCCGCTCGGAGCGGTGGTAAATCCGAAGAAACCAGAAAAAGTGCGGCTAATTTGGGATGCGGCAGCGGTGGTGGACGGGATCTCTCTAAACTCAATGCTTTTGAAGGGTCCAGATCAGTTGGCATCGTTAGCAGGAGTATTATTCCGGTTTCGTCAGTACAATGTGGCGGTGTCGGCCGATATTAGAGAGATGTTCCACCAAATAAGAATCAGAGCAGCCGATCGACACTCTCAACGATTTTTGTGGCGAGCTGATCCATCTATGCCGGCTGAGGTTTTCGTTATGGACGTCGCAACGTTCGGATCTACTTGCTCGCCTGCATCAGCCCAGTATGTCAAGAACCTGAATGCGGCGGAATATGCGGAGAAGTACCCGAAGGCTGCGGGAGATATTGTCAACAACACGTACGTGGACGACTACTTGGCGAGCTTTGAAAGTAAAACCGAAGCAACTGATGTAGCTGTACAAGTTCGAGCAATTCAACAAGCAGGAGGATTCTCACTACGAAACTGGCAGTCCAATAGCGGCGAAGTAATTCAAGCTCTGGGAGAACCTTCAGCGGTAAGTGGAAGGCATTCGTTTCAAGACAAAAGCCAGACATGTGAGCGCATATTGGGCATGCTCTGGCTCACTGATGGAGATGTGTTAAGCTTTTGCACACAGCTGAAGGACGACGTGCAACAAATCGTCTACGGTGACTCAACTCCAACAAAAAGACAGGTGCTTCGGTGTTTAATGAGTTTTTTTGATCCTTTGGGATTGTTGGGCTACATCCTGGTACACGGTAAAATACTGCTGCAGGATATCTGGCGAGCGGGTACCCAGTGGGATCAGGAGGTTGAAGAAGAACACCGGAATCGCTGGAGAGATTGGATTACACTGCTGCAGCAGATTTCGACAATCAAACTGCCCAGATGCTATTTTTCTGAGGCTACACGGTTACATTATCAGCAATTGCAGTTACACATATTTGTGGACGCAAGTGAAGCCGCTTACGCTGCCGTAGCGTATTTCCGGATCGTCGATCTAGATGGAATAGTTCGATGTGCATTGGTATCAGCCAAAACTAAAGTGGCACCACTAAAGCCGCTGTCCATACCTCGGTTAGAGTTGCAGGCGGCTGTTCTTGGAACTAGCTTGATGCGTTTCGTCGAGGAATCTCACACCCTGGTGATAACACAACGATATTTTTGGTCAGATTCCTCCACCGTTCTAGCATGGCTCAAAGCAGATCCCAGGAAGTATAAGCAATACGTGGCCTGTCGAATCGGCGAAATTCTATCCGTCACTGAAGTAAACGAGTGGAAGTGGGTTCCTACGAAATTGAATCCTGCAGATCTAGCAACAAAATGGGGAAGTGGACCTTCGCTGGACGCCAAAAATATATGGTTTAATGGaccggatttcctgcagaaacctTTCGAAGAATGGCCCAAACAGAGTACACTTCAACGGACCGTGGATATGGAATTGCGTACATGTAATGTACATACCGAGGCTACAGTGAGGTTACCATTGATCAATTTTGCTCGGTTTTCGAAATGGGAAAGGCTGCATCGAGCTACAGCCTACGTACACAGGTACGTGGGAAACCTAAAACGGAAATCTCTTGGTATTGTACGGAGTAGCGGATACCTCACTCAAGCGGAGCTTCAACTGGCCGAAATAACGTTGATTACGGGAGCCCAGTGGCAGGAATATCCATCAGAGATGGTAGTACTCCAGCGTAACCGAAGTCGTCCAGAAACCGAGAAAGAGAGTCTGAACAGACAAAGCGTATTGTATCAGTTAACACCATTTGTCGATGAAGAAGGTGTATTACGGATAGATGGCAGAATCGGCGCGGCGAAGGATGTCTGCATCAACACGAagtttccagctattcttcctagaAAACACCGGATTTCTGAGCTCATCGTGGACCTGTTTCATCGGAAGTATCAGCATGCGAACTCGGAAACCGTAGTGAACGAGATTCGGCAGCAGTATTATATCCCGCGCCTCAGGACGGTAGTTCGGAAGATTGTCAGTGGATGCCCAGTGTGTAAAGCACGTAAAGCGGTTCCACATGTACCTCGCATGGCTTCGCTTCCACCAGCACGCTTGGCATCCTTCACCAGGCCCTTCACATATGTTGGCCTAGACTATTTTGGGCCATTGGTGGTTAAAATAGGGCGTGGTAATGCGAAAAGGTGGATAGCGCTTTTCACCTGCCTTACCATTCGCGCTGTACATTGCGAGGTAGTGTGTAGTCTATCTACAGACGCATGTGTCAAAGCTATACGTCGCTTCGTATGCCGTCGCGGCGCGCCAGCAGAAATATATTCTGATAACGGTACTAACTTCCAGGGTGTCGAAAGGATATTAATGAAGGAAATTCAGCATGGTGTAGCCGCAACACTGACCAGCACTACAACCAAATGGCTCTTCATTCCTCCTGCCTCCCCCCACATGGGTGGGGCGTGGGAGCGTATGGTTCGTTCGGTTAAGCAGGCCATGATCGGAGCCTATCGCAGTGACAGAAAACTGGACGATGAATCCCTGCTTACGTTCGTCATCGAAGCAGAGAATATCGTTAACAATCGACCCCTAACTTACCTTCCCTTGGATTCGGCGGAGAGTGAGGCGTTAACCCCCAATCATTTTCTTTTGGGGAGCTCTTCCGGAGAACGGCAGCCCGGTGTGGACCTCAACGCTGATCCGGTAACGATAAGACATTCTTTGAACATGATCAAACTTCAGCTGGATCGCTTCTGGACTCGGTGGGTTAAAGAGATGCTGCCAACCCTAACTAGGAGGACTAAATGGTTCGGTGAGGAAAAGATGATAGCAGTAGGAGACCTGGTGCTGATTGTTGACGACGGGAACCGAAACAGCTGGACTAGAGGACGAGTGCAAGAGGTCATACCAGGAAGTGACGGCCGGGTTCGCCAGGCTTTAGTGAAAACTGCGAGGGGATGTCTGCGGAGACCTGTGGCTAAACTAGCAATCCTTGATGTATTGGATGGTAGTAAGACTGGCACTGGTGGCCAGCATTACGGGGGGGAGGATGTTGCCGCTGGCATCCCTGCCTCAAACAATCTGTCGGCGGACTCCTCTCGGTTAAACCGCGAAGCTGATCTGCCAACCGAGAACATGACAGAACGAAGACGTGCGACCATGACAAATCAGATTTTGACGAGATCCATGGTGAACAGTGGCAAACCGGGCAACCAATATTGA
- the LOC109425952 gene encoding aldo-keto reductase family 1 member B1 has translation MATKIPRAIFSNGNSIPMIGLGTWNSPPGAVAQAVKDAIDIGYRHIDCAHAYQNEHEVGDGIAAKTKDGTIKREDVFVTSKLWNTFHRPDLVEGALKVTLKNLKLSFLDLYLMHWPVAYKEGDELFPMRPDGKRYIFSDVDYVDTWKEMEKLVDAGLVKNIGVSNFNSKQIQRVLDVARIKPVCNQIENHAYLHQAKLAAFCAEKGLIVTAYSPLGSPARPWVKKDDIVLLHDPKLKIIADKHGKEPAQILIRYQIQLGHVVIPKSVTKSRIASNFDVFGFELDADDMKQLGALERNERFCPEFAAYGHPHHPFEKEE, from the exons ATGGCTACcaaaattcccagagcaatcttCAGCAATGGAAACAGCATTCCAATGATCGGACTCGGAACGTGGAAT TCTCCGCCAGGAGCGGTTGCACAAGCCGTAAAAGATGCAATTGATATCGGCTACCGGCACATCGATTGCGCTCACGCGTACCAAAACGAGCATGAAGTGGGCGATGGAATCGCTGCCAAAACTAAAGATGGAACAATTAAGCG GGAGGACGTATTCGTTACGAGCAAACTGTGGAATACGTTCCACCGACCTGATTTGGTGGAAGGCGCCTTGAAAGTTACATTGAAGAACCTCAAACTCTCCTTCTTGGATCTGTATTTGATGCATTGGCCGGTGGCCTACAAAGAGGGCGACGAACTTTTTCCAATGCGTCCTGACGGCAAAAGGTACATCTTCTCCGACGTTGACTATGTAGACACTTGGAAGGAGATGGAGAAATTGGTCGATGCAGGGCTGGTGAAGAATATTGGTGTGTCGAACTTCAACTCGAAGCAGATTCAACGAGTGCTGGACGTTGCCCGCATCAAACCGGTCTGCAATCAGATTGAGAATCATGCCTATCTTCATCAAGCCAAACTGGCTGCGTTTTGCGCTGAAAAGGGATTAATTGTGACAGCTTATAGTCCCCTTGGATCGCCGGCTAGGCCGTGGGTCAAGAAGGATGACATTGTCCTGTTGCATGATCCAAAATTGAAGATAATCGCCGATAAGCATGGTAAGGAGCCGGCTCAGATTCTCATCCGTTATCAAATTCAGTTGGGCCACGTGGTAATCCCGAAATCGGTGACCAAGTCTAGGATTGCCTCCAACTTTGACGTGTTCGGTTTTGAGTTGGACGCTGATGATATGAAGCAGTTGGGTGCACTGGAACGGAATGAGCGCTTTTGTCCGGAATTTGCAGCATACGGCCATCCACATCATCCTTTCGAAAAGGAGGAATAA
- the LOC109407623 gene encoding peroxiredoxin 2, producing the protein MPVPELQKPAPKFAGTAVVNGAFKEIKLEDYAGKYLVLFFYPLDFTFVCPTEIIAFSDRVEEFKKIGCEVIGVSTDSHFTHLAWINTPRKQGGLGELGIPLLADKSMKISRDYGVLQEESGVPFRGLFVIDGKQNLRQVTVNDLPVGRSVDETLRLVQAFQFTDEHGEVCPANWKPGSKTMVADPQKSKEYFSAAN; encoded by the coding sequence ATGCCCGTCCCAGAGCTCCAGAAGCCCGCCCCGAAATTCGCGGGAACCGCCGTCGTCAACGGTGCCTTCAAGGAAATCAAGCTGGAAGACTATGCCGGCAAGTACCTAGTGCTGTTCTTCTACCCGCTGGACTTTACCTTCGTCTGCCCGACGGAAATCATTGCCTTCTCCGATCGCGTTGAGGAGTTCAAGAAGATCGGCTGCGAAGTGATCGGTGTCTCGACCGACAGCCACTTCACACATCTGGCCTGGATCAACACCCCGCGCAAGCAGGGAGGTTTGGGCGAGCTGGGCATCCCACTGTTGGCCGACAAGTCGATGAAGATCTCCCGTGACTACGGTGTGCTCCAGGAGGAGAGCGGTGTCCCATTCCGTGGCCTGTTCGTCATCGATGGAAAGCAGAATCTCCGCCAGGTGACCGTCAACGATCTGCCCGTGGGACGCAGCGTCGACGAGACCCTCCGCCTGGTGCAAGCATTCCAGTTCACCGACGAACACGGTGAGGTCTGCCCGGCCAACTGGAAGCCCGGATCCAAGACCATGGTCGCCGATCCGCAAAAGTCGAAGGAATACTTCAGCGCTGCAAACTAA